Part of the Primulina huaijiensis isolate GDHJ02 chromosome 15, ASM1229523v2, whole genome shotgun sequence genome is shown below.
tatgattaaaatgattttataaattgaataattatattttttaaaatcctctagcatttaaaaaaataataaaaagggcTATAAAACGTGGGTATGGGGTCAATAATATCCGCAGCCATAGCATATGATATATGTATATTCAATTATTCattatcaataatttatttacttttgCAGCTGTACATGGCTGACCACacccaaatattttttattttttttaaatttggggAAAGAAATAAtgatgataattaaaaaaaatggtggAGATTGAGTTACACCAATAGAATATAAtcacgtaaaataaataattcaatcatataaatcTCATATAGGAAAGTTATAATGTATTGATAAGTTCGACGAttatttttactatatataagaATATAATATAAGACGATCTTAcggatattttaaaaattatttagtgTAGAAAATAGTTGCAATCATTATTGCTTCACATTCCTAGAAAAAATAGGTAAACGATTTGGTTGAATTGTGCCAAAAAAATTAGCTAAGTACCATTCATTATTAGAGTATATTAGGTGcgaatttgtatatttttttagaatcaTATTTTGTTCCAAATTATGCTTTTGGGATTTTGTATTAATATGCGCATTGTatgttattttaattgattttttatttttattagtacatttattaattatatataatatatatgtgaaaTTATGGCGAATATAGATTTGTTtcgaaaagaaaacaaaaaataaataatgtcgTTTTCTATATAGacactattattattttatatgttatattAGAATCcaatacatattattttaaaataaatttttaaaaaaaatttatggagaaaatatttatgattcgacctaaataaaaatgattgaaaaaaaaaaagattcattatttatttttcttccatcagtttatttaatcaaaatattatttctttaaaatatttatataaaaaaaaaagacattttTGTAATATAAAACTCAATATCCATCACTGCCTCTCCTTCGTGACCACTTTCCTCTCCGAGGATGGATTATATATGTGAACCCACTTCACCTCTGAAGCAGAACACCAAAATGGAAGTAATTTCACCATCTCCAACTGTACCCTTCGACTTCCACACTCCCTGCGTTTCATCCTACTTCAGCTCCCCTTCTAGCCCCCAGAGCCTCGGCACCACCTTCTTCTACAGCGCCCCCAGCAGTCCCGTACGGGGATCCGCCTTCTTTCGCCAAGATTTCCAGGGCGACGACAAGTGCTCTCCGTCGTCGGCAGTTCCTTTCTACTGGGAAAAAAAACCTGGAATTCCTAAAGAAGAATACTTCAGCAGCACCGAGGATTGTGATTTCAGAGGTACAGACTTTGAGTTCGATTTCAGTGGAAATTTCAAGAGGTGTTCTTTATCGGCTGACGAGCTTTTTGATGGGGGAAAAATCAGACCATTAAAGCCGCCGCCTGGGTTTCAGTACAACCAGAACAAGGCTTCGGGTTTTCCGAAATCACCTCGTTCGCCCACGAAACTGATCGTCGAAGCATTCACATCGCGCTGCGGGAAGAAGAATGATTTCGACCCCTTTGCTGCAGCCTGGGATGAGACGCGAAAATCAAACATTCAAGAAAACGTAAATAGCGACGAAAGAggaagagaaaaaatattaagcGATTCATCCAATCACCCTACAGGTTCCACGCACAAAGGGACAAGATCTTTATCCCCGTTTCGAGTTTCTGATCTGTTATGCAATGAAGAATCCACTGAGAATAATCGTTCTGACAAGGCTTCACTCTCTTCTGCTTCGTCTTTCTCCTCACTCTGGCATAAAAAATGGAAGATCAAGGACTTGTTGCTGTTCAGAAGTGCATCAGAAAGCTGGGCAACAGATAACGATCAGATTATGAAGAAAAATTCGTTCTTGAGGAAAACCCATGATCGAGATGAATTTACAGAATCAAGTTTTAGCTCAACTGCAAGTGGTGAATCAGAATCGAGCAGGAGAAGATCAGTGCCGCCGATCTCAGCTCATAAATTTCATCAGAGTGTAAAAAGAACCGTGTTCGAGGAAATGAGGAAGAAGAGTCTGTTACCACACGGACAAGGGATATTGGGTTGCTTGGGATTTCATCAAACTGTTCCTGAAATTCATCAAAGCCCGTGATCTCATTATGTTTCCATGAATTAAGGGTGAAAATATGAATAATTGTCACGCATCAATGCGGTTTAATTTGTCACTTTTGTACGTTTAATGTCATTTTCTTGTTTTGTATGTTTTTGAAAGTTAGAGATTTTGCTATATACAGAGTTTATATGAGTAATCTCGACAATTTGCTAAAGCTCATGATCTTTCCTTTTTCGATAATTATGTATGAAACTTTCATGAATGATGCAATTTCTTCGTTTTAGTTTGAATGTTTGATAGTGACACACATGACAGAAAGCTTCACACTAGAAAATAAAGGAAATTATGTGCTATTTggtttcatttttaatttactgAAAACAAAATGTAGAAATATATGTGCATAATAAAATGGGAAAGTGTGAAagatgataaatttttaatcGATGAGAAATAAGTCTCCCCCAACAATGCGGTGATGTCTTCATAAAAACAACTAGACTTTTGAATTATTCCAACTAGTTAGTTATACGAGCTTAACTAACCGCAAAGTCGATAATAAGTATGTGTGAGAGTGAATATTGAATAATCAAATGACTAAATGTATAATTCTAAAatctttttattaaattgattttgaattttaatatcTCCTCTCAGAGATTCTACTGATTTTCCTTCAATTTTGACGTTAGGTAGGCAGAGCACATGAATTAATTGAGTGGCCCAGTGAAAAATACAGGTTGGGATCATGATATGATCGTGCATTCGTGCTAAAGTTACTCTCGCAGGCAAAGAGTGAAGCCACCAACTAACAGTGCTCATTTGTCTTAAGGTTCATTTtactctaataaaaaaaatcaacatatgTCACCTGACTCACCTCAACTAGTTTGTCTCCTTTTCCCGGAGTTGGTGAAAGATGAGAGACTGGCTACGAcgtattcataaaaaaatatcaaataagaaaataaaccaaaatttGAGAGTTTACCTGTCCAGAATATAAATTTGACCCCTCTTTCATCTATCGGTTGTGActtgaaaaaaggaaaaagaaaaaagaaatccaGAGATGTTTCCACAGACAAATACAACAAATCTGCCATAAAAATTATGACAATGACCTGCTTCGCGGTCAAGGTTAATTCAGTCCCGCGAAAGGAAATAAGATAACATTATATTCAAGCCCCGCATTGTAAAGGGTGTCCAGTGCAATTATTTTTCACTTGTCTAatctaaatctaaaaaaaaatgtgaactTTATCTAACTATATCGAACATAGTTTGAAATATGATCGACAGAATTGGTGTTCGGTGATCAGCAACAGATCAACCAAAGATATGGAATtggttattttatatttattttatggcCCTCGCTTCTAACCCATACGTTGGTTTCGAGGCCGGAAAGAATGATCGGATGGTACGATGCTGACGGACTCTGGTCTCCCATTGAAGTCAAACGCGTGGCTGAAAAAAGCAACGGTATCAAATTTATTGGactcgaaaatttaaaaaagataGTGTGAACATTGACGACCTTCTAACAAGAGATTCtacaaacaagaaaatcaaaccTCGGCCGATTTGTTTGAATGGTGAACTCAACAAGATATCTCCGCCCAAGTTGGAGCTCCACAGAGAATAAAAAGAGAGGTTATATCAAACATCTACGCTTCACAATTTTAAGGCTTTAAGCAACTATCCAAGAATTGAATAGGACTAGGCAATTTAATACATCTTCCACGTGAAACTTATAATATATGACAATATATTATcaatgaaatataatattttcatctGCTCTGCTTGCGGCCCGGCTAAGTGCCGTGGTGGACTTGGAAGAGGAGACATAGCGACTTCCAGCTCCCAAGCATAGTCAAGTTAAAGAACAATGATCGAGTCAAGCAAGCATCTCAAGAATAAAACACCGCATACATACTACTAGGACAAAACAGGAGAAGAAGAGTTGAAAACCTATAAAAAAAAACGTGAAGGCTGTCTACAAGCGATACAAAACCAAATGCCAACTTCTGGTTTACTAGCTGAGACTAGCAGTTTCAGTTAAATCGCTGAACCGCTCGCCATACATTAAAGTTAAGGCTAAGATCTTGAAGTATGATTCCACCTGCTTAGGACACATTGGTATTTACCTCAAGAGTAACACAGATAACACGGGTTCATGCAGAACCACACTTGATAATCAAAAGTTGTGATCACCTTTTTCCCGCAAGTAATCTGGTGCATCTTTAAAGCCTGAGAAAACATATATGCATCATAGCACCTTCGCGTGTTGGTCATGGTCATATCTGATTCAGAATTTCtgcacttttttaaaaaaataccgaTAAGGATCACACCACgtgaaataacaaaatatagTATTATGATCACGGAGTTGAGTACTATCAGGAAAAACATAAATACCAACCAACCATCATGTCTTGGCTCTATATTGTGTTGTAGTTCACTTGAGGATTCTACTGAAATTTATCTCTTTTATCAAACTTGGCACATCTACTGCAACAACTCATATTAGCACTTATAAAGTCCGAGCAAAGGTTTCTCTCTCTTTTCGACTCTCTTCTTTGCAGCTTCCCTAGCCTTAATGGCAACTGCTTCCTCTTCAGACACAGCTTGTGGCTTTTCATCTGCCCTTTTTCTCTTACTAACAGTGACAGATGAAGGAGCACCCTTTAGAGATCTCATTGGATTGAGTGGTGTGGAGAAAACACGCCCAGGTGGAGGTGCAGTTTGAGAGATTGAAGCACTCTTAGATTCAGTGGCGAGTTTATTAGCTGTTGCTAATGGTGGTTTCCCTATAATAGACTTATTTCTGCTAGATTCTGATGATTCTTGAGATGCAGCTAGGGCCTCCTCTCGTGTCACCCACTTACCTACAGCATTGGTTCACCATGAAAAAAGCATGAACAAGAAGGATCTTTTTTTAGGGTGGGGGCGACGTGGAGGTTTGAATCAGCCTGTACCTATAAAATCTGTATAATAAAAGCCAGAATTTGGATCATAGTAGCAACCAGTCCTTTGATTGTAATAATAGCCTGATGAACTTTCATACTCCCAGTCTGTCATttacacataattaaaaaaaaagttagtaCCGAGACATTGTTCAAGTAAAATGGTAATATAGCAAAGGGAAAATATAGACAAGCTCGGTTATAAACTAACACCGGTATGGTAGAACTTAAGGAGTTTACTTTACCTGCATTCTAAGACAAAATTTCATATCTCACACTAGTCTTGAAATGTAATGCTTCGGTGAACTTCATGAATAGAAGGTTCGTAAACCATACActtacaaaattcaaaaagtgATATATAAGGCTATTAATGGGATGCTAGATAGTCAAAAGGATAGATAATTCTACTAgtgccagtgaacactgatgaCCATTAATTCATTTCCTAATTGAAAAGACAACAAACTTACAACCTTCAGACATTGCGGAACCTCCTCCTGTTCCTTTATTATTGTCCTCAGCAAGCAGTGCATTTGCATTAGAATCCCTTGCCTCCTGAAAAGATGCCAAGTCCTTTTGATAGCTGCGCTTGGCTTTCTGGCAAAAATCGAGCAAAAATAAGACTTGAATACAAAAAGAAATACACCAGCAAAAAATATTTCTGGAGATCATTAAAGCAATAGGAGAAAATCATGAAGTGCTATGTAGATAACTATGTGAAAGCATTTGAATGGTGGAAAAAATACAACCACCAATTCTGCTCAAAATGATTTACTAAGTTGCCACCATGTATTATTTACATGTAAACTAATAAGCATTAGGAATTGCCACAAATAGGGGCTGTTGTGACAAGCAATGAGTAGCTGTATTCTACTACCTGAGAAGGGGAAAGGTCATGTAGATATGATAGAAAGCTGAGTAGCTACATTGTGCAAGAACTCAAAAAGGAGTGCCTGTTGATATGCCACTTCAGATGTGGCATGGCCAAGGTTAATAAATATATGGTGCATCAACCATCAACAATCAGAATTTCAGATATCTTGCAGGTCGCAAAAAGTGATTGCATGAGGGAGTACATTGAAACGACAAATATCCAAACAAGGGATAAGGATTTTTTTAAGACAATGTGAATGCTTACAGATTCTATTTGTTCCATGACGCGAACTGCAGCCTTTTGTTCTTTATCTTTTGCAGCTTTCTCTTCTCGCATGGTACTGAGCTTTTGGGAAACATTAGCCTTGTGCCTCTGGCCAAGCTCATGATTTCTAATGCTTGCTGGATTGTTTGATATCCAAATTTTGCAGATGTCACACCACTTGTTACCCTGGCTAACCCAGTACTACAGAATAAAAAGAAGGATCACTCAACAGATAATGTCGAGAGAAATCATATAgagataaagaacaagaagaaCCGAATACGGCCAACCATATTTACAtgtcttaattattgaattaaacTGGCATTACTGCACATGCATTGCgtgtgtataatataatatattaatattgtgttttttatgaataacatattcttattttttaaataattagtgTCGTTATGATTTTTTACAACTAAAATGATAGATaaacaaattgaaaattttatccTATTTATAGGAGTAAACtgagaaaaagataaacaaATTGGTGAAATATGCTAAAATTACTAATAAGTATATGGAATGAAGTTTAcatatcaaatataatattgGGGTAAAACTGGGTAAAAAAATTTGGTGTCTCAATTCATACCAAAAGTAGTTACTCTAATAGACTCAACTATTATATATAGTGTAGATGATATAATAagatataatttcaaataaagaGCATGGAAAAATATAGACTTGTACAAATCTGATCCTTGTAAACCTTATGAAAGAGTTCACACTTCCAGATAAATCTTTTCTAAATCTGAAGCAGCATTACTGAGTTAGTATCACAAGAATGCATTAGACAACCAAACTCAGATCCACCCCTCTACTAATGATGCAACAATCCTCGAGCTTTTAAAACAAATGATGTGATTATCCATGAGCTTTTATAACAAATGGAAAGAATACAGGTGAAAAATAACTTAGCCAGGGTTCATATCAAGCagcattgaaaaaaataatgcatcacaacaaaacacacacacacacaatctaTTTTCgttattaaatccaaacacatcAGAATTTCCACTCAAATTCGTGAAATCTTAACTTGGAACAGTGCACTTCTATTATCATTGGAACTTGGAAATTCTAAGTTTGGGATTGGAACTAAATAAGATTACATTTAAACTGtacaatttcattaaatttcgCCCAAGTTCTTATTTTTAGACTCGAAATGCACTCCGCTCCTTGAGCTGAGAATAAATTTAGTTTTGCAAAAGATGTTACGAGGaacatatatatgcatataaccacacaaaaaattaaacattcaAACCCCAAACACGGTCGTTAAATCAAATCTTTGAGCTTGCAGCTAAAATGTTCAAAAACAAAGGGCAATGGTTCAACGAGGAATGGTATTTACATACCTCTGTCATGGCTCCAAATCAATTTTCCTGACTGAGATATATCTGACTCGGTAGAATTAAGAGCAGAAACTCAATAATTTGGGTCTCGCGATTCCGGAATTCTGGACTTCGAATATGATCTAGTACTTAACCCTAAATTGTCGATTCCCAATTCTGTTCTCATCCGACGACTTTTTGAACATTTGAACCCAACGAATAACGGTAAATATATCCCCCATTATTAAGtgagattttgattttattatattgaaTTTTGTATGTAACAAGAATTATTATACGAATTTCGTAATACATGACTCAAACCTAAAAGTCTTGCTCGAATTCGTTTGCATTCCATCTAATtacattataataattatatgttAATAAATCAATTACCTCTAAAAGCttattttaagtaaattttttaGGTTTAATTCCTATAAATAGATCTTAAAAGATCACTTTCCAATTAATTTTAGCTCAATTGAGTATAACTTTAAAAATTGAGAGATACCGTATAGAAAAGATGTTAAATGACATTTTTTATCAGAACGGTAAACGAATCGAGCTAGTTTATGAATTTTTCGAACCGgttcgataaatattttatttctattcGAATTTATCGAACTCGAGCCGAAATTGAAcatggttgaatttttttttgagatgaACTCGaaccaaaattattttgttcgatagtttgtgaaccttaatatttattaatataatatgatataattatccaTTAAATCTGTATATATATTTCGAGCTTTCGAACTTTCATTGTCGGAACAGTAGTTCAAATAATTCACGAATAGGTTCAAATAGTTCGAGCCGAATTCGagccaaaaaattaaaaacttctgaatttcgaatcgagctcgacCTCGAATATACTTATATCCATGTAGTCTCACATTGTCTGATAAGGCCAGTTACCCATAACCCATGTGGTGCAACAGACATGTTCAAACTCGTGATCTTATTAGCATTTCATTCAGACACCGTTGTTATTACTATCAATACATAGACAACAGGTGTGCTGCTCCATTTGTATCATCTGTAGCTCTTACTGCAGGCGACGTGTGGATGGGCCGTGCAGCAATTTTTTCAATAGGATAAAATTTCTTATCATACTTGATGATGCTTTCTAATATAATTTGGAAGTTAAATGATGGGTAATGTTGTAATTTTGTGACCAAAGCATGACATCacatatgatatataatattaagtATAGATGAAAATAGATTAGCTGCTAAAGCAACATTGTGAGGGCTGACATTGTTGATTTAGGATAAAGAAGAACAGTTGCGATACTAAAAAAACTTCATAGGAATACAGAGCAAAGAGTACACATGTTACATTTTGCCTCCTTTTAAATAATCCAACAGACTCCCTTGGTTATGTCTGAAATGGTCCAGCGATAGCCTTGCCTTGAACATGGTTTTACCAAGCAAGGGCCCGATATAAGAACTAAGAAAACTTTGCTCACCAAGTATCGAATGTAGGACGCCAGATACTTCCGCAACCAGGTAGATTTATGTTTGATCAATACCGCAAAACCCTTTCCAGTAATTTGAGCAAAACGGTGAAAAAAACAGGAGAGAACAGATGTACCCTGACAAATACTAAATCACTgaatgaaaagaaaatgtcaaatGGCAGGATGCAAAACCTGAAAACAAACAAAGAAATCAGTAGTTAATGTGAGAAACAACATTCTGGTCGAGGTTCTTGAAACTGACATTTTCATGGTCTTACTCAATCGTCATTGGAACATCTTGGCATATGCTTTCCTTTCCTGGTTACGTCTATCAGAAATCTATTCAAGTGAACCAACAACATAGAACGAGAGTTAAATAGTCTGCATAACAGACCGTAAAAGTATGGGAGATCAATTAAAGAATAAGAAATCCATACCCTTGTCTTTGCAGAAGCAAACTCCTTTTTTATTGCACCTATAGCAAAACCAGCTCAAATATCAGCTAAAAGATTTTCATAGGCCTAGAAAAGATGTATTCTTTGCTGCTTCTTCAATTCAGTCACCAAGTTTATTTCAAAAACTTGGAATATGAATACAACAATATCGATAATTAAATCAAAAACTCTCTTAGAGCACATTTgtattgaaatattaaaaactcatagatttcaaatccatttgatttatttgtataaatttatatttatatgagaTGAATTTTAAACCCACGTGTTGTTAATTTAGACTTGGGTTTTCAAATGAAAATGCACCCAAGATGGTGTCATTTGAAACTCATTTCAAATCAAATCTCTACATTCAAATtaaattcatcaatccaaacacaatATTAAGATATTTCATAACACTTTAGAACATCACTAAGGAAACCAAACATGTATTTCACATGTTATCTTTAAGGGTCCCAAATGGGAAAGCAACTTGTTGAATTTCCATATTTCTGGAAAGGCTGCACATAGAAGTTCAGAGTGCGACACGGACAAGAAACAAAATGTTAGAATGTGATTGGTGGTTGTCTATTTCAACATGCTTATTTTTCCAAATCAAGAGTTGTTTTTCCCAATTATTTGTTCGTGTTTGCTCCTTTGGGATCTTATTTCACGTTTGTTAGAAATtacacatattttttatttcaatatttttataatataacaatcattatcaattaaattaactaaTCAACTAAAAAGAATATTTCCCTGAATTCATAAGAATCCAGAGgtgagaaaaaagaaagaaagaaggaaaGTCAAATAGTCTTACTAACCATCATTTGGCTCCAATTCCAATGCTTTCTTAAAACTCTCAACCGCAGCATCTATATCATTTAAAGCCACATGTGCCTggtgaataaaaattattaaagcaTCAGAACCAATAAGCCAAAAAATTAACAACTCATTCCACAAAGAAAATCCTTAAAATTATCAGCGTCAAAGAGGATCTCGGGAGAAAATGCTCAGATATAGAAGTGAACAGAGTTCTTCAAATCTCATTGTCACAAAGTCAGATTAATCAAGTATGatgaaaagagaaaaaaagagTAATACTCACTCAAACATCAACCAAGCACCGTACTAAGTGAGTTACCCAACAGAAACAACCACCAGGTAGACAAGGTTACCAGCCTATCATATAAATCGGGATAGattctcaagatcaagtgagaAAACAGAACGAGGGATCTACAAccgtgtttaaaaaaaaattaggttatCAATTATAAGTACGTTCATGCACAGTAAGAAAATCAAACTTCTGAAAATATGAGAGTAATAATGTCATTCAGCAGTCAAATAATATCATTTGAAGAAGGTAAGTTTAAGACTGAAATTATGGATTGACTTAAATAACTAAGAACCAAGGGGACATTTCGGAAAAAAGGTAGTCTAAAATGTTTTCACCCAGAACACAATCAATTATAGGAATGAAGAATGAAATACAGATCTCTGTATATTTGGTTGTGTTATTCATGGCGACAATAGGTCAGTTCCTAGtttgcaacaaaatacaaactaCAACGGCAGGACCAACTTAATGAATTTTTCTGTGACGAACTACACAGAGAGCCCATGTGTTTTAACTTTGGTAAAAGAAGAAGTACAATACTGGCCACGTAGTCCCACAGATTTCGATCTTGTCCAGTTCAAATATGATTTCTTGCTTCAAAAAGATCTCTTGGTACTAGTTCAAACTATCAGTTGAGGTGTCAAAATAACAgtaaatgtaaaataaaagacaTTCAACTATTTCTTAAATAGACATGTATAAAAACAAGATTAAAAAAGATAGGGAAGAAAAACAACCTGGCCTTGGCGGAACAATGCCTTTGCATTGTTTTCATCGTCACGCATAGCAAAGTCTGTGTCTAGAAGTGCTCCGGTCAAATCTCCCAGTTTTAGTTTACAAGCCTAGCAAAACCCAAACCAAAACCATTTGTTGGGTCAAAAGAATATTAAAGACTGGAGGCATGATTGTCTCAAATTTAGACTAAATTTAACCGCAGCTAAAACAAGAGGGCAACAATTGCAACCTTAAGAACAATTTAACAACCACAAGTGTTCTAAAAGCACGAAAAAGAGATGATCAAGTGGAATTAATCCCGAAGCGTAATACAAAGCTCTTATTTTGCCAAAAATGGGGAAAAAACAGTCAACCTAAGTTTGACTGCACAAGTGAAATAAAGCGATAGTTTTAGATAcaattctaaattttaaataataaaaatttagtagtaaatttttttaaacaaaaatagtAATAATGAAGCTAAATTTCCTTCAGCCTTTACCCCTCCCCCAAAAAAAAACCCGAAAGTCCAAACCCTTCCCTTAACTTCGTCGTTCTTTGCAAATGAGACTCCACTTGACTGCCTATAGAGTAGTTTGTGGGACGACCAGCATAAAATCCATCGATTTACATTATAtgattaacaattaaaaatatattttgcgCTTAAACACGTACTAAACTCGTTTAAACTTGTAAAAATTGAAGTTTGACAGCCACGTTTCATCATGCTTCGCAATTTCTAGAACCTTATATAGAATAAAAAGATTCCCTGTACATTCTTTAGAAAAAAACATGGATGACTGACAAACTCGGAAACCAATGATCAAAATGTACACACAACCATGTAAGTGGAAAGAACGGATAAAAATACCCATTTCTATAAACTCACGGAAACAAATTTCTCAATATATGAGCTACCGGATCACATTAACCCTGAA
Proteins encoded:
- the LOC140959070 gene encoding zinc finger protein ZOP1-like — translated: MTEYWVSQGNKWCDICKIWISNNPASIRNHELGQRHKANVSQKLSTMREEKAAKDKEQKAAVRVMEQIESKAKRSYQKDLASFQEARDSNANALLAEDNNKGTGGGSAMSEDWEYESSSGYYYNQRTGCYYDPNSGFYYTDFIGKWVTREEALAASQESSESSRNKSIIGKPPLATANKLATESKSASISQTAPPPGRVFSTPLNPMRSLKGAPSSVTVSKRKRADEKPQAVSEEEAVAIKAREAAKKRVEKREKPLLGLYKC
- the LOC140958770 gene encoding uncharacterized protein yields the protein MDYICEPTSPLKQNTKMEVISPSPTVPFDFHTPCVSSYFSSPSSPQSLGTTFFYSAPSSPVRGSAFFRQDFQGDDKCSPSSAVPFYWEKKPGIPKEEYFSSTEDCDFRGTDFEFDFSGNFKRCSLSADELFDGGKIRPLKPPPGFQYNQNKASGFPKSPRSPTKLIVEAFTSRCGKKNDFDPFAAAWDETRKSNIQENVNSDERGREKILSDSSNHPTGSTHKGTRSLSPFRVSDLLCNEESTENNRSDKASLSSASSFSSLWHKKWKIKDLLLFRSASESWATDNDQIMKKNSFLRKTHDRDEFTESSFSSTASGESESSRRRSVPPISAHKFHQSVKRTVFEEMRKKSLLPHGQGILGCLGFHQTVPEIHQSP